GGCGGTAATTGAGCCGTTCTCTGCGCTCGACAGCTCCCGTTCTCCCCGTCAAAATCACGGCACTGATTCACCGATTGTCTCTGTGCCATGGCTACCACGCTTTTGGAGGAACTCGATACGCTCGTCCGGGCGCGTTACCCCCTTGTCTATCTCGTCACGAGTGAAGAATCACGCGCTCAAGATCTGATCGCTCAAGTCGCCCGTCAACGTGGCAAGAAGCTCCTGGAATGGAGCTGCACCACTGGCCTGATTCCAGCAGCGAATGGTCACGGCAGTCCGAAGCAACGCCATGCCCCTACGCGCGATCCTCTAGCTGCGTTGGATGCCATTGCCGACCACGTGGATCCAACCCTCTTTGTCCTGAAAGATTTTCACCCGTTCCTCAGTCGCGGCCAATTCACCATCATCCGCCGCCTGCGCGAAGTTGCCCAATCTCTCAAGAACAGTCACAAAACCATCTTCCTGCTTTCACCCGTTCAAGATGTTCCGGTGGAACTGGAAAAAGAACTCACCGTCGTGAACGTCGCCCTGCCCGACCAAGGCGAGCTCGGCGTCCTCTTGGAAAACATCATCAGTGAGATACAAGATGGAGGCCGTTGCAGCGTGGAACTCGATAGCACCGCCCGCGAACGCCTTCTCCAAGCCGCTCTAGGCCTGACCCTGGGCGAAGCCGAAAACGTTTTCGCCCGCATCCTTGTCCGCTCCCGTCGCCTCGATGGTGAAGGCGTGAACGACGTCCTCACTGAAAAGCAACAGATCATCCGCAAGAGCGGACTCTTGGAATATTTCTCTCCCGAAGAACGCTTCGATAACGTCGGTGGTCTCGGCATCTTGAAAGATTGGCTGGAGAAACGTGCTCTCGCACTCACGCCCGAAGCTCGCGCCTTCGGCCTGCCCCAACCTCGCGGCGTCCTCATGCTTGGCGTGCAAGGTTGCGGCAAGAGCTTGTGCGCAAAAGCCGTCGCCAGTCACTGGCAGCTTCCCCTGCTCCGCTTCGATATTGGCCGCATGTTCGGCAGCCTCGTCGGTTCATCTGAAGAAAACATCCGCAAAGCCATCGCCGTCGCCGAATCCGTCGCCCCCGCCATCCTCTGGGTGGATGAGATTGATAAAGCCTTCGCCGGCATCGCTGGTTCTGCGGCCACCGATGGTGGCACCGGCTCACGCGTATTGGGCACTTTCCTTACTTGGCTCTCGGAAAAGAAAGCGCCCGTCTTCGTCGTCGCCACCGCGAATGACATTTCCAATCTCCCGCCAGAACTCCTGCGCAAAGGTCGTTTGGATGAGATTTTCTTCATCGATCTTCCCTCCTCCGAAGAACGCGCCGATATTTTCGCCATTCATCTGCGCAAGCGCAACCGTCCCTTGGAATCTTTCAACATTCCGCAACTTTCGGATATCAGCCAGCACTTCAGCGGTGCCGAAATCGAGGAATCGATCAATAGCGCACTCTACGACGCCTTCTACGCAGGTCGTAATCTGTCACACATTGATGTTCTCCAAGCCGTGCGCCAGACAGTTCCCTTAGCCACCACCATGGCCGAGCAAATCGACGGTCTGCGTGCGTGGGCAAAAGGCCGCGCTCGCCCCGCAAGTGGTGCTACCGCATAAATCACCGCTTACTCATCCAACGCCACGCGCACCTTCTGAATCAACTCATTCGGCGTGTACGGCTTGGCGAGAAACCATGTCTTAGGAGGTAACGCTTCACCGCCAGACACGAGAGCACTGGAGTAACCGCTGCTGATGAGCACGCGCAAATCATGGCGTTCCATTCGCAATGTCTCTGCCAGTTCCTTGCCGCTCATCCCACCCGGCATCACCATATCTGTCAGCAGCAACTTCACTTTCGCATGGTTGGTCTTCCACACCTGCAATGCTTCCGCCCCGGAAGCCGCAGATAAGATTTGATACCCGCCCATGGAGAGCAAAGTCTCCAACATCCGTCGCACCATCGGATCGTCTTCCACCACCAAGATAGTCTCGAACCCTTTTTTATCAGGCGGGCGCTGTGCTATTTCATCAGGCTCACTCAATACCACCGGCTCTGCCGCTGGCAAAAAGAGACGAAACACAGTGCCTTTATTGACGGTAGAATCTACCTCCACCCATCCCTGATGCTGCTTAATGATCCCGTAAACGGTGGCCAACCCCAGCCCCGTTCCTTTGCCAAATTCTTTCGTCGTGAAGAACGGCTCAAAGATCATCTCCAGATTTTCCCGCGGAATTCCGCAACCCGTATCCGAGACGCTCAGGCACACATACGAACCCGGAGATGCCTGCGGTTCCTGGCGGCAATAAG
This DNA window, taken from Verrucomicrobiia bacterium, encodes the following:
- a CDS encoding AAA family ATPase yields the protein MATTLLEELDTLVRARYPLVYLVTSEESRAQDLIAQVARQRGKKLLEWSCTTGLIPAANGHGSPKQRHAPTRDPLAALDAIADHVDPTLFVLKDFHPFLSRGQFTIIRRLREVAQSLKNSHKTIFLLSPVQDVPVELEKELTVVNVALPDQGELGVLLENIISEIQDGGRCSVELDSTARERLLQAALGLTLGEAENVFARILVRSRRLDGEGVNDVLTEKQQIIRKSGLLEYFSPEERFDNVGGLGILKDWLEKRALALTPEARAFGLPQPRGVLMLGVQGCGKSLCAKAVASHWQLPLLRFDIGRMFGSLVGSSEENIRKAIAVAESVAPAILWVDEIDKAFAGIAGSAATDGGTGSRVLGTFLTWLSEKKAPVFVVATANDISNLPPELLRKGRLDEIFFIDLPSSEERADIFAIHLRKRNRPLESFNIPQLSDISQHFSGAEIEESINSALYDAFYAGRNLSHIDVLQAVRQTVPLATTMAEQIDGLRAWAKGRARPASGATA